The proteins below are encoded in one region of Kazachstania africana CBS 2517 chromosome 6, complete genome:
- the RIC1 gene encoding Ric1p (similar to Saccharomyces cerevisiae RIC1 (YLR039C); ancestral locus Anc_2.402), producing MSTHIWPLTPGQTFIVAPRTSDLPGIELNDNEIIETLTLPQANVLIMLAPARVLVYQYKPLALIAAHERTASSVTEFGRNKSMASSIIFDKPIDGLMTAKDSNQLSNLKGKTVFYVITEGNFLLTFQILRNTSYATVFKDYGIPVLDLARHSENMEELFDNTIDDDTLTVFDRNKSSRVIQNGYAITKEKRFLQFLVSNNEVENEMPIKKAELRLKVILKFDSNILDILAFKKFSDDKDGRFEENLLMLFPHGLQILSLKDFKLQGSSTIKIKNGFKICTCNDKLIVVSEDKINKSQAINIINFKELTCQEFLLNNNSTLITCLEYSNRILLVFHNKIKYFNIKTKKSDYEWDAPFPIKLCKKLESNLLLLISEHNALHFVTPFGNSLFSTDYDDDSSKSSSFEYVNFAFMDKTLVTVCKDGSFQVWNFWEEIKDSCFNFRSPRPYLFSNNFNDIMFYTSLGEAPLNHDSFPITKLPTRTPNNHVSLTKVNGNMKLLAVHISNKNLLLIQNMETNAWISFSDLIIIDMYWLGNNYLVCQIKGDDGSISIECARIPLQKPSNIEFSEYIIWRYDVPESMANCRIFVNTLYRYKLLKVKSKETEINEKQQLEKFYKTAEVVLVSPKETIIFDVISNITISGLNIVRSFYKYATIKLPSELRSDSINWVTNYKDGLLIFSDSTMTKVTPIGENNWQHVELLQQVERVLDVIKDEIFIMQGKKLLIYKLDDLWEDKQALLTINVEENLYPVSVSPEYAVTNSLHCVFNDNFSKLVVGHEIYLDKLILAKMNEGTPLETITDDYHSLKHYKFALEKILSFKILKDDDLQEILQLIKLCHSTPEQSSKNPHHDFLEIISNCLRKIETKYWNMLFNSLKMTPRDLLALCLESKEAQILGVLLIVFLNYDEVDLLNDLRLENREQKETIHEEDQEDKFAPPLTGSSDNLNDEELMLRVLRVLVTNAASETDPNKASESWDMCFQLVRLLKELDKQNHTRLVQTAIEMFQLS from the coding sequence ATGAGTACACATATATGGCCATTAACTCCTGGTCAAACTTTTATAGTGGCACCACGTACCAGTGATTTGCCGGGAATAGAATTAAATGACAATGAGATTATCGAAACATTGACGTTACCGCAGGCCAACGTGTTGATCATGTTGGCCCCTGCGAGGGTACTAGTCTATCAATATAAACCACTTGCACTAATTGCAGCGCATGAGAGGACTGCTAGTTCAGTCACTGAATTTGGAAGAAACAAGTCCATGGCctcttcaataattttcGATAAACCTATAGATGGACTGATGACAGCTAAGGATTCCAATCAATTGTCAAATCTTAAAGGCAAAACTGTCTTCTACGTGATTACTGAAGGGAACTTTCTATtgacatttcaaattctgaGGAATACTTCCTATGCAACTGTCTTCAAAGATTATGGTATCCCTGTGCTTGATCTAGCACGGCATAGCGAAAATATGGAGGAATTGTTCGATAATACTatagatgatgatacaTTAACTGTTTTTGATAGGAACAAAAGCTCTAGAGTCATTCAAAATGGCTACGCcattacaaaagaaaagagatttCTCCAATTTCTggtttcaaataatgaagtcGAAAATGAGATGCCTATAAAAAAAGCAGAGCTACGTTTAAAAGTTATACTGAAGTTTGATTCCAACATACTCGATATATTGGCTTTCAAGAAGTTCTCGGATGACAAGGATGGGcgttttgaagaaaatctaTTGATGTTATTTCCTCATGGTCTACAGATATTGAGTCTAAAGGACTTCAAACTCCAAGGAAGTTCCacaataaagataaaaaatggtttcaaaatttgcaCATGTAATGATAAACTAATTGTAGTTAGtgaagataaaataaacAAATCTCAAGctatcaatattattaatttcaaagagtTGACTTGTCAGGAATTTCTTCTCAATAATAACAGTACATTAATAACATGTTTGGAATACAGTAATAGAATATTGCTTGTTTTCCacaacaaaataaaatatttcaatattaaaaCAAAGAAGTCTGATTATGAATGGGACGCTCCGTTTCCTATTAAGCTTTGCAAAAAGTTAGAAAGTAACTTGTTACTGTTAATAAGTGAACATAATGCACTTCATTTTGTAACACCCTTCGGGAACTCACTTTTTTCAACCGACTATGATGATGACagttcaaaatcttcttcctttgaGTACGTAAACTTTGCTTTCATGGATAAAACGTTGGTGACTGTCTGTAAAGATGGCAGTTTCCAGGTATGGAATTTTTGGGAGGAAATAAAGGATTCATGCTTCAATTTTCGTTCTCCTAGACCCTACctattttccaataatttcaatgatatcATGTTCTATACGTCATTGGGAGAAGCGCCACTCAATCATGACAGCTTTCCAATAACAAAATTACCAACTAGAACTCCTAACAATCATGTTTCTTTAACCAAAGTTAATGGTaatatgaaattattaGCAGTTCACATTTCCAATAAAAATCTGttattgattcaaaatatggaaaCTAATGCTTggatatcattttctgatttAATTATTATCGACATGTATTGGCTGGGAAATAATTATTTGGTATGTCAGATTAAAGGAGATGATGGAAGCATTTCTATAGAGTGCGCAAGAATCCCCCTGCAAAAACCTTCAAACATAGAATTCTCAGAATATATTATATGGAGGTATGATGTTCCTGAATCCATGGCAAACTGCAGAATTTTTGTCAATACATTGTATAGatataaattattaaaagTAAAAAGCAAAGAAACCGAGATTAACGAAAAGCAACAACTAGAAAAGTTTTATAAAACAGCCGAAGTGGTACTTGTGAGTCCAAAGGaaacaattatttttgatgtGATATCCAATATCACTATAAGTGGTTTAAATATTGTGAGAAGCTTTTACAAGTATGCGACGATAAAGTTGCCCTCTGAGTTACGAAGCGACTCAATAAATTGGGTTACAAACTACAAAGACGGCctattaatattttcagatAGTACTATGACAAAGGTCACGCCAATAGGTGAAAATAATTGGCAACATGTTGAATTATTACAGCAGGTAGAGCGCGTCCTGGATGTGATCAAGGATGAGATATTTATAATGCAAGGTAAGAAACTGCTGATCTATAAATTAGATGATTTATGGGAGGATAAACAAGCCCTTCTCACAATAAATGTGGAAGAGAATTTATATCCTGTTTCTGTTTCACCAGAGTATGCCGTAACGAATTCATTACACTGTGTTTTTAATGACAATTTCTCGAAATTGGTAGTAGGGcatgaaatttatttggACAAATTGATTTTGGCAAAAATGAATGAAGGTACTCCTCTAGAGACTATAACTGATGATTACCACTCCCTAAAGCATTACAAATTTGCTttagagaaaatattatcttTTAAGATTCTGAAAGATGATGATCTACAAGAAATTCTacaattgataaaattgtgTCATAGCACACCTGAACAATCATCTAAGAACCCACATCATGACTTTTTGGAAATTATCAGCAACTGTCTCAGAAAGATTGAGACAAAATATTGGAATATGTTATTCAACAGTTTGAAAATGACCCCGAGAGATTTACTGGCATTATGTCTCGAAAGTAAAGAGGCCCAGATACTGGGTGTATTACTTATTGTTTTCTTAAACTATGATGAAGTTGATCTACTGAATGATTTACGACTTGAAAACAGAGAACAGAAAGAGACCATTcatgaagaagatcaagAGGATAAGTTTGCGCCACCTCTGACGGGATCAAgtgataatttgaatgatgaagagTTAATGTTACGTGTACTGAGAGTTCTTGTGACAAATGCAGCCAGCGAAACAGATCCAAATAAGGCATCAGAATCCTGGGACATGTGTTTCCAGCTTGTTCGACTTCTCAAGGAACTGGACAAGCAGAATCATACTCGTTTAGTCCAAACTGCAATCGAAATGTTTCAACTATCTTAA
- the AFB1 gene encoding Afb1p (similar to Saccharomyces cerevisiae YLR040C; ancestral locus Anc_2.398) gives MKSTLFLFQVFQILSILQHVFASNEDITTITMNTSSYQNQLARQEAAKADMAFFMVFLEDFQINYDSYTSYMIDNHVTLPQAVANYYFRLELDSTVEANLLSDIAYTFPFTQFQSFITRFPWYSSLLADAGATTMCLPEYYVTKDMGSNSTISAIAESSSSITITSSTSISNDHSDSVSSHNGSNRLEIILPMFILAFFGFFV, from the coding sequence ATGAAAAGcacattatttttatttcaggtatttcaaattctaaGTATCCTACAGCATGTGTTTGCATCTAACGAAGATATAACCACAATTACAATGAATACCAGTTCTTATCAGAATCAATTAGCTAGACAAGAAGCAGCCAAAGCCGATATGGCATTCTTTATGGTTTTTTTGgaagattttcaaataaattacGATTCCTATACTTCATACATGATTGATAATCACGTTACTTTACCTCAAGCTGTAGCAAACTACTATTTTAGGTTAGAGTTGGACAGTACTGTGGAAGCTAATTTATTGTCTGATATTGCATACACTTTTCCATTTACACAATTTCAGTCATTTATTACCAGATTCCCATGGTATTCCTCATTATTAGCTGATGCAGGTGCTACAACAATGTGTCTCCCAGAATACTACGTAACGAAAGACATGGGATCAAATAGTACTATAAGCGCTATAGCAGAGTCATCAAGTTCTATCACCATTACCAGCTCGACGTCCATTTCAAACGACCATTCTGATTCTGTCAGTTCTCACAATGGCAGTAACAGATTGGAAATAATATTACCTATGTTCATCCTTGCGTTCTTCGGATTCTTTGTTTAG
- the KAFR0F02670 gene encoding uncharacterized protein produces the protein MRRYSTIVIFFFPLALCNLTWASTEKLDIDEQLLTESSDDNYNYSLDNVESGTAVLYLKTLDTSIEGMNQTVAKQSSYSHSAELASTTRYSNYSISLTGRQEQKTSSTSLSNGTKTRTTAESVSNSSLETMNSSNAGGNILTTPFLLRGLSALTTLF, from the coding sequence ATGAGACGTTACAGTACGATCgtaatcttcttttttccaCTGGCACTGTGTAATTTGACTTGGGCATCCACAGAAAAACTCGACATAGATGAACAATTATTAACTGAAAGCAGTGATGATAACTATAACTACAGCCTAGATAACGTCGAATCAGGCACCGCCGTTCTTTATCTAAAGACCCTTGATACTAGTATAGAAGGCATGAACCAAACAGTTGCAAAACAATCGAGTTATTCACATTCTGCCGAACTCGCCTCTACAACAAGATATAGTAATTATTCTATTTCGCTCACTGGAAGACAGGAACAGAAAACTAGTTCTACATCGTTAAGCAACGGTACCAAGACTAGGACAACCGCAGAATCTGTAAGCAATTCTTCATTAGAAACCATGAATTCTAGTAATGCTGGTGGAAATATACTCACTACACCATTTTTGTTGCGAGGGTTGTCAGCTTTAACCACTCTGTTCTAA
- the KAFR0F02680 gene encoding uncharacterized protein (similar to Saccharomyces cerevisiae GAT2 (YMR136W); ancestral locus Anc_2.395): MQSIGGNIDSNVNKNNDAYRDMVMRIVQEKMAFEKEFRSLQTGKETKEIFKTENLIWNVSEERLYNLLRINENIKNCLHNILELKHRAVLPSISSVSVQRPITPTTFPQMYPPQVNLGTGVMMQPPPQSAMVPSPHQLPLAQPPMTQAPPQLASHIPIMAQSALAPGLMTGLPPGPNVPIIASQNVDDSRVSRYKDTIIVEPKVKDPMKIPSVVSHRNRIESKIDCNFIHDDDILIEMEKKGKVGNKRRKKKDVKITQDENGEIKRCKHCLDDDTPEWRHGPYGERSVCNACGLFHRKLVHKFGYKYSNLLMRYRRRLNPLNRKVPNFIEIPVEFFNRLQNDTLLNTEFYSL, encoded by the coding sequence ATGCAATCTATAGGGGGCAATATAGACAGTAATGTCAACAAGAACAACGATGCATACCGGGATATGGTCATGAGAATAGTTCAGGAAAAGATGGCatttgaaaaggaattcAGAAGCTTGCAAACCGggaaagaaacaaaagagATTTTTAAGactgaaaatttaatttgGAATGTGTCAGAAGAGAGATTATACAATTTATTGAGAATAAATgagaatatcaaaaattgtttgcATAATATTTTGGAACTGAAACATAGAGCTGTTTTACCCTCAATATCTAGTGTATCCGTACAGCGTCCCATCACGCCGACAACTTTCCCACAGATGTATCCTCCTCAGGTAAACCTAGGTACAGGGGTTATGATGCAACCACCTCCACAATCAGCAATGGTACCATCTCCACATCAACTGCCACTAGCACAACCTCCAATGACACAGGCTCCTCCACAATTGGCTTCACATATACCTATCATGGCACAATCTGCATTGGCACCGGGTCTGATGACAGGATTGCCTCCCGGTCCAAATGTGCCTATAATTGCTAGCCAAAATGTTGATGATAGCAGAGTGTCACGATATAAGGACACAATAATAGTGGAACCTAAAGTTAAGGATCCAATGAAAATACCCAGTGTAGTATCACATAGAAATAGAATAGAATCTAAGATAGATTGTAATTTCATTCATGATGACGATATTCTCATAGAGATGGAAAAGAAGGGAAAAGTTGGAAATAAGAggagaaagaagaaagatgtTAAGATAACACAGGATGAAAATGGAGAGATTAAACGATGTAAACATTGTCTTGATGATGATACACCGGAGTGGAGACATGGACCTTATGGGGAAAGAAGTGTTTGTAATGCATGTGGTTTGTTTCATAGAAAATTGGTACACAAATTTGGATACAAATATTCGAATCTTTTAATGAGATATCGTAGACGATTGAATCCATTGAATAGGAAAGTAccaaatttcattgaaattccCGTCGAATTTTTTAATAGGTTACAAAATGATACTTTATTGAATACGGAGTTTTATTCATTATAG
- the MDH3 gene encoding malate dehydrogenase MDH3 (similar to Saccharomyces cerevisiae MDH3 (YDL078C); ancestral locus Anc_2.392) encodes MVKVSLLGANGGVGQPLSFLLKLSPYISKLALYDVTDSKGHKTDISHINTNVQVESYSDIKEALENAHLVIITAGIARKPGMSRDDLFKINGEILRKLCIDICQFCPNAIILIISNPINSMVPLFIECVKSQNLKFDFRKIMGITMLDIIRAETFLGDTLNEIKGGKFGNRQYDNSKMGELVTVVGGHSGKTIVPIVLDKSVIFRLGKKYDSFIKRVQFGGDEVVKAKNGKGSATFSMAFAGFKFIEEVLKSLHRNSSIDHGKYREYISAYVYLPVVKNGKKIQEELGNDQLEYFGVPIKLKNGYVEEVEYDFFEKLTSCERQMVATSVNELLDEIEKGKQFVKESRTVKL; translated from the coding sequence ATGGTTAAAGTTAGTCTCTTGGGAGCAAACGGAGGTGTTGGACAACCTCTGTCgtttttattgaaattgagtCCATACATTTCCAAATTGGCTTTATACGATGTAACAGATTCTAAAGGTCATAAGACTGATATATCACATATTAATACTAACGTTCAAGTTGAATCATATAGCGATATCAAAGAAGCTTTAGAAAATGCACATCTAGTGATCATTACAGCTGGAATTGCCAGAAAACCTGGTATGAGTAGAGATGATCTATTTAAGATTAATGGCGAAATTTTACGTAAACTGTGTATTGATATTTGTCAATTTTGTCCCAACgcaataattttaattatttcaaatccTATAAATTCGATGGTAccattatttattgaatgtgTCAAGAgccaaaatttaaaatttgattttagaaaaattatggGTATTACTATGTTGGATATAATTAGAGCTGAGACGTTTCTTGGCGATACCttgaatgaaatcaaaGGAGGTAAATTTGGTAATAGACAGTATGATAATTCTAAGATGGGAGAATTGGTTACAGTAGTTGGTGGACATTCAGGCAAGACTATAGTTCCAATAGTATTGGATAAATCCGTTATATTTCGATTAGGTAAAAAGTATGATTCATTTATCAAGAGGGTACAATTTGGTGGAGATGAAGTTGTTAAGGCCAAAAATGGTAAAGGATCGGCGACCTTCTCCATGGCATTTGCAGggttcaaatttattgaagaagtATTGAAGAGCTTACATCGAAATTCTAGTATTGATCACGGAAAATATCGAGAATATATTTCAGCCTACGTATATTTGCCTGTGGTAAAGAATGGTAAGAAAAtacaagaagaattggGGAATGATCAATTAGAATATTTTGGAGTACCCATTAAGTTAAAAAATGGGTATGTAGAAGAAGTTGAGTAcgatttttttgaaaaattgactTCATGTGAAAGACAAATGGTTGCTACATCAGTCAATGAATTGCTGGATGAGATTGAAAAGGGAAAGCAATTTGTAAAAGAGTCGAGGACTGTGAAACTGTAG
- the KAFR0F02700 gene encoding uncharacterized protein, translating to MVSIVDKIKKIRIHRRKKPVEPADNNSNNINNNGEDVPPPGDDPEYMKMIDARIEKKLLSLPVVTTTTVSSDETLNEDANNYKYIVVTNAQEFRFKKYRRDNHHQGEQKDPTSKRLTSERILKMINFDNQYRMDLEDERYVRFTNKYYCCSRSNSSSDSTHHHCHSSSIVAAKFRMYKKSGYPHFLFFFAFSLFPSFLGRSRRDLIRRRGKRGQNGGE from the coding sequence atGGTGTCGATAGTGGATAAGATCAAGAAGATACGCATTCACCGTCGGAAGAAACCTGTGGAACCAGCcgataataatagtaataacatCAACAATAATGGTGAAGACGTTCCGCCACCGGGGGACGATCCTGAGTATATGAAGATGATTGATGCGAGGATAGAGAAGAAACTGTTGAGCTTGCCCGTGGTCACCACGACCACAGTGTCGAGTGACGAGACTCTCAATGAAGACGCAAACAATTACAAGTATATAGTAGTCACCAACGCGCAGGAGTTCAGATTCAAGAAGTACAGACGGGATAACCATCATCAGGGGGAACAGAAGGACCCTACAAGCAAGAGACTGACGAGTGAGCGCAtcttgaagatgataaacTTCGACAACCAATACAGGATGGACCTCGAGGACGAACGCTACGTGCGATTTACTAACAAATACTACTGCTGTAGCAGAAGCAACAGTAGTAGCGATAGTACTCACCACCATTGCCATTCATCATCGATCGTCGCAGCTAAATTTCGTATGTATAAAAAAAGTGGGTACCcacattttttatttttttttgccttttCACTTTTTCCCAGTTTTCTCGGCCGCTCGCGCCGTGATCTGATTCGCCGCAGGGGCAAACGGGGGCAGAATGGAGGAGAATGA
- the KAFR0F02710 gene encoding GSK family serine/threonine-protein kinase (similar to Saccharomyces cerevisiae MRK1 (YDL079C) and RIM11 (YMR139W); ancestral locus Anc_2.391) → MNIESINNQIHIVHKQVYHGHPIDPNQLIISSSSSAAPSNNEDPVEISYPTTEVVGHGSFGVVFTTTLKETNETVAIKKVLQDRRFKNRELEIMKLLKHDNIIDLKYYFYEKDNDQDDIYLNLILDYMPQSLYQRLRHFVHQRTTMPRLEIKFYMFQLFKALNYMHNFTNVCHRDIKPQNLLVDPQSWCLKICDFGSAKQLKPTEPNVSYICSRYYRAPELIFGATNYTNQIDIWSSGCVMAELLLGQPMFPGESGIDQLVEIIKILGTPTRQEICSMNSNYMDHKFPQIKAIPLNKVFKKEDNLTIDFLSNTLKYDPNERFLPFQCLIHEYFDELREIHEDYKVKDLNLFKFNEEVEFGHIKHEHQLQTLKTKLFSRGINVNNY, encoded by the coding sequence ATGAATATTGAATCCATcaataatcaaattcataTAGTGCACAAACAAGTCTACCATGGTCATCCAATAGATCCAAATCAACTTATAatatcgtcatcatcatcagcagcaccatcaaataatgaagatcCAGTGGAAATTTCATACCCTACAACAGAAGTAGTGGGGCATGGTTCCTTCGGTGTAGTATTCACAAcaactttgaaagaaacTAATGAAACTGTAGCCATTAAAAAAGTACTTCAAGAtagaagattcaaaaatagagaattagaaataatgaaactTCTAAaacatgataatataatcgatttaaaatattatttctacgaaaaagataatgatcaagatgatatttatttaaatttaatCCTAGATTACATGCCACAATCTTTATATCAAAGATTACGTCATTTTGTACATCAACGTACTACAATGCCAAGATtagaaatcaaattttacatGTTTCAACTATTTAAGGCTTTAAATTATATGCATAACTTCACTAACGTTTGTCACAGAGATATTAAACCTCAAAATCTTCTGGTGGACCCACAATCTTGGTGTCTTAAAATTTGTGATTTTGGTTCCGCTAAACAATTGAAACCAACAGAACCAAATGTTTCATACATTTGTTCAAGATATTATAGGGCTCCTGAATTGATTTTTGGTGCTACTAATTATacaaatcaaattgatatttggTCAAGTGGTTGTGTAATGGctgaattattattaggTCAACCAATGTTTCCCGGTGAAAGTGGTATAGATCAATTGGttgaaataattaaaatattagGAACTCCAACAAGACAAGAAATTTgttcaatgaattcaaattatatgGATCATAAATTCCCACAAATAAAAGCAATTCCATTAAATAAAGTCtttaaaaaagaagataatCTTACAATAGATTTTCTAAGTaatactttgaaatatgaCCCTAATGAAAGATTTTTACCCTTTCAATGTTTAATTCATGAATACTTCGATGAACTGAGAGAAATCCATGAAGATTACAAAGTTAAAGatttaaatcttttcaaattcaatgaagaagttgaattCGGTCATATTAAACATGAACATCAATTGCAAACACTCAAAACAAAACTGTTTTCAAGAGGAATTAATGTGAATAATTATTAA